In Levilactobacillus brevis, the genomic window TGAGATTCAGAAGGGCAATCCGGAACCAGTCTTTACCGAGATTTATCGCGAGAGTCTAACCACGATTTTGAAATTCAAACGGATGGCCTGCGTGCAGTATTTCTTGGCGGAGGTCTTGCCAGAGATGTTGGCCGCCGATTTTAGCGACCGGCAGAAGCTCGCGACCTTAACGGATAAATTGTTGAAACAAGGAGACTAAGTATGAAATTAGCTGAAGTTTGGAATCAAATGTTACCCGGCGCCACGGTACGGCCGTTGACTCACGCCGACGATGATTTAATCTATGCTTTTCAAGCAGCGCATCCCGCTTACTTTAATCACTTTCAAGACCATCCCGTCACCCGAAACGAGGCCATTCAGGACGTGACGGACGTGCCGATGAACGCCATGCCCGATCAGAAGGCCTATCTGGGTATCTTTCAGGGTGACCAACTGGTGGTGCTGGTGGACTTGATTATCGACTACCCGCTACCGAGCCTGGTTTGGCTGGGGATGTGGATGACCGACGACCAGTTAGCCACCGAGCAAGCTGCCGACTATTACCGTAGTTTAGTGGCGACATTACGGGCCGCTGGGGCGGTTCAACTCCAACTCAGTGTCTTCATGGGTGACCGGGAAATGAAGCGGTTCTGGGAAGGCCAGCAGCTGCAGGCTATTCAAACAACCACGGTGGTTCGTGGCGACCGGACGGCTAACGTGACCATCTATCAGGATAAGTTCTGAGCATAAGGCCTGAGACTGGCGAAAGTATGTTCGGTATGGTAAAATATTTGAGCACGATGGGAAGCAGATTGTTTCCCATTTTTTCTAGGGTCCGTCTGAAAACTACTTAAGTAAGATGCAAATTGAGGCAATGTAGACCGTAGCCAGATAAACATGAGCGAGCTTATCATAACGCGTTGCAATCCTACGAAAGTTCTTCAACTGATTAAAGAAGTTCTCAATCAAATGGCGCTCACAATAAACGTGGTAATCACAGGTCCACTTGTCTTTGGTATTTTCCTTTGGCGGAATGGTATAGACGCCTGCTTTATCTTCAATATACTGGCGAAGTTTCGCGGTGCCATAGGCTTTGTCCGCGATAATATTTGATTGAGAAATATCGAAGCCTTCCAGCAACTCACTGGCAACTTGGCTATCATGTACTTGACCACCTGTTAGGCGAAAACCCAAGGGATTCCCTAATCCGTCAACGAGTGCGTGAATCTTGGTCGTTCGGCCACCTCGACTTAGTCCAATAGCTTGATTTTCGACCATACATTCGGCGTTTTTTTTGCCCCAGTGGCCTTTTGATGCGCTCGAACGATCGTTGAATCTAAGCTCAAGTTTTCCATGTCGGGATCGTCAATCAATTCGAGAAAAACCTGTTCGAACAAGCCTGAACTTACCCAGGCTCGGAAGCGACTATACACCGTTTTCCAAGAGCCATAGCGTTCAGGTAGATCACGCCAAGGAGCCCCGCTGCGCATGAGCCAGAGGATAGCGTTGAGGGCGGTACGGTTGTCTAGGCTTGATGGACGGCCAGTCCGGTATGGCGGGAAGTATCCTTTGATTCGGTCCCACTGAGCATCTTCCAGTTCGTATCGTTTAGGTGTTGTCATCGGAATGCCTCGATTCGTTTTTCCTCAGATTGTACCTGAATTTTAAGTTTTCAGACAGTCCCTAGTGAACGAAGAAGTTTTAAATGCAAGTCGGACCAGCGTTGACGCGACGTATCGCGGACGACTGAAAATGGTCGTCAGGCTGGTTTAAAAAAGAATTTGGTAGGGAGGTTATGCCATGATCGATCGACAGTCGGATCGGAAGTTTGATTTGGTTTCGAATTATCAACCCACGGGGGATCAACCGGAAGCCATTGCACAATTGACCAAGGGACTCAATGAACACGAGAAGGCGCAGATTCTGTTGGGGGCGACTGGGACCGGGAAGACTTTTACGATTTCTAACGTGATTAAAAACGTGAATAAGCCAACATTGGTCCTGTCTCATAACAAGACGTTGGCGGGGCAACTTTACGGTGAGTTTAAGGAGTTTTTCCCGAACAATGCGGTAGAATATTTTGTCAGTTACTATGATTATTATCAACCCGAAGCGTACGTGCCGTCGAGTGACACGTACATTGAAAAGGATTCCTCAATTAACGATGAGATTGATAAGCTACGGCACTCGGCGACGAGTTCGTTGCTGGAACGAAACGATGTGATCGTCGTGGCCTCCGTGTCCTCAATCTTTGGGTTAGGGGACCCTACCGAATATAAGAACCACGTGGTGTCGCTACGGGTCGGTCAGGAGATCGAACGGGATGCGTTGCTTCGTAAATTAGTCAATATTCAATTTGAACGCAACGACTACGACTTTCAGCGGGGCCGCTTCCGGGTACACGGGGATGTCGTGGAAATTTTCCCCGCGTCACGGGATGACCGGGCACTGCGGGTCGAGTTCTTTGGCGACGAGATCGACCGTATCCGGGAAGTGGATTCACTGACCGGTGAAATTGTCGGCGATCGTGAGCACGTCGCAATCTTCCCCGCTACCCACTTTATGACTAACGATGACATCATGGCCAAGGCCACGGCGGGCATCGAAGGCGAGATGAAGGACCGGGTTGCCGAGCTGGAAGGCCAGAGTAAGCTGCTGGAGGCTCAACGGCTCAAGCAACGGACGACCTATGACTTGGAAATGATGCGTGAAATGGGCTACACGAGTGGGATCGAAAACTACTCGCGGTGGATGGACGGTCGTAAGGCCGGTGAACCACCATACACGCTGTTGGACTTCTTCCCGAAGGATTTCCTGTTGGTTGTCGATGAATCTCACGTGACGATGCCGCAAGTTCGCGGGATGTATAACGGGGACCAAGCGCGGAAGCAGCAGCTGGTGGATTATGGTTTCCGGCTGCCTAGTGCGCTGGACAACCGCCCCCTGAAGCTCTCCGAATTCGAACAACACGTCAACCAAGTGATTTACATGTCGGCGACGCCCGGACCCTACGAACAAGAACAAACCAAGCACGTGGTCCAACAGATTATTCGGCCAACCGGGTTACTTGATCCTACGATTGAAGTTCGGCCAATCATGGGCCAGATGGATGATCTGGTCGGTGAGATTAACCAACG contains:
- a CDS encoding acetyltransferase, whose amino-acid sequence is MKLAEVWNQMLPGATVRPLTHADDDLIYAFQAAHPAYFNHFQDHPVTRNEAIQDVTDVPMNAMPDQKAYLGIFQGDQLVVLVDLIIDYPLPSLVWLGMWMTDDQLATEQAADYYRSLVATLRAAGAVQLQLSVFMGDREMKRFWEGQQLQAIQTTTVVRGDRTANVTIYQDKF
- a CDS encoding IS5-like element ISLpl3 family transposase (programmed frameshift) encodes the protein MTTPKRYELEDAQWDRIKGYFPPYRTGRPSSLDNRTALNAILWLMRSGAPWRDLPERYGSWKTVYSRFRAWVSSGLFEQVFLELIDDPDMENLSLDSTIVRAHQKATGGKKNAECMVENQAIGLSRGGRTTKIHALVDGLGNPLGFRLTGGQVHDSQVASELLEGFDISQSNIIADKAYGTAKLRQYIEDKAGVYTIPPKENTKDKWTCDYHVYCERHLIENFFNQLKNFRRIATRYDKLAHVYLATVYIASICILLK
- the uvrB gene encoding excinuclease ABC subunit UvrB gives rise to the protein MIDRQSDRKFDLVSNYQPTGDQPEAIAQLTKGLNEHEKAQILLGATGTGKTFTISNVIKNVNKPTLVLSHNKTLAGQLYGEFKEFFPNNAVEYFVSYYDYYQPEAYVPSSDTYIEKDSSINDEIDKLRHSATSSLLERNDVIVVASVSSIFGLGDPTEYKNHVVSLRVGQEIERDALLRKLVNIQFERNDYDFQRGRFRVHGDVVEIFPASRDDRALRVEFFGDEIDRIREVDSLTGEIVGDREHVAIFPATHFMTNDDIMAKATAGIEGEMKDRVAELEGQSKLLEAQRLKQRTTYDLEMMREMGYTSGIENYSRWMDGRKAGEPPYTLLDFFPKDFLLVVDESHVTMPQVRGMYNGDQARKQQLVDYGFRLPSALDNRPLKLSEFEQHVNQVIYMSATPGPYEQEQTKHVVQQIIRPTGLLDPTIEVRPIMGQMDDLVGEINQRVEANERTFVTTLTKKMAEDLTDYLKDLGIKVAYLHSDIKTLERTQIMRDLRLGKYDVLVGINLLREGIDIPEVSLVAILDADKEGFLRNERSLIQTIGRAARNSHGSVVMYADSVTESMQAAIDETARRRKVQMAYNKEHGITPKTIIKPIRDLIAVTKKNDHEGEKDDFVSNDFEDMSKDDQRKLISRLEDEMRAAAKKLDFEQAASLRDTVMDMKTEIGD